One genomic segment of Jaculus jaculus isolate mJacJac1 chromosome 2, mJacJac1.mat.Y.cur, whole genome shotgun sequence includes these proteins:
- the Epor gene encoding erythropoietin receptor: MAHFRSPLWSPVGPLCLLLAGTAWAPLPSLPDPKFEGKAALLAARGSDDLLCFTERLEDLVCFWEEAASSAESSDYSFSYQLEGEPRKACRLHRAPTARGAVRFWCSLPTADTSSFVPLELHVTAAGAARYHRIIHINEVVLLDAPTGLLARRAEEGSHVLLRWLPPPGAPMTTHIRYEVDVSIGNGAGGVQRVEILEGRTECVLSNLRGGTRYTFAVRARMAEPSFGGFWSAWSEPVSLLTASDLDPLILTLSLVLVLILLLLALMALLSYRRALKQKIWPGIPSPESEFEGLFTTHKGNFQLWLSQHDGCLLWSPCTPFTEDPPAHLEVLSERRWGVTQAGEPGADDEGPLLEPVGSEKTRDTYLVLDKWLLPRSPSTDDLSGPAGGSVDAAAVGDGSEASSSCSSALALKPRLEGASASSFEYTILDPSSQLLQPRALPPELPPTPPHLKYLYLVVSDSGISTDYSSGSSQGVRDSSDGTYSHPYENSLIPVPESVPPSYVACS, from the exons ATGGCTCACTTCAGGTCACCCCTCTGGTCTCCAGTTGGTCCCCTCTGTCTCCTGCTTGCTGGGACAGCCTGGGCACCCCTGCCCAGCCTCCCAGACCCCAAGTTTGAAGGCAAAG CGGCCCTGCTGGCCGCGCGCGGCTCCGACGACCTCCTGTGCTTCACCGAGCGCCTGGAGGACTTGGTGTGCTTCTGGGAGGAAGCGGCGAGCTCCGCGGAGAGCTCCGACTATAGCTTCTCCTACCAGCTCGA GGGCGAGCCACGAAAGGCATGCCGCCTGCACCGGGCGCCCACCGCCCGCGGCGCGGTGCGTTTCTGGTGCTCGCTGCCCACCGCCGACACGTCGAGCTTCGTGCCGCTGGAGCTGCACGTCACAGCCGCGGGCGCTGCGCGCTACCACCGCATCATCCACATCAATGAAGTGG TGCTGCTGGACGCCCCCACGGGGCTGCTGGCGCGCAGGGCCGAGGAGGGCAGCCACGTGCTGCTGCGCTGGCTCCCGCCGCCTGGGGCACCGATGACCACCCACATCCGCTACGAGGTGGACGTCTCCATCGGCAATGGAGCAGGGGGAGTGCAGAGG GTGGAGATCCTGGAGGGCCGCACGGAGTGCGTGCTGAGCAACCTGCGCGGCGGGACGCGCTACACCTTCGCGGTCCGCGCACGCATGGCCGAGCCCAGCTTCGGCGGCTTCTGGAGCGCCTGGTCTGAGCCTGTGTCGCTGCTGACcgccagtg ACCTGGATCCCCTCATCCTGACGCTCTCTCTCGTCCTCGTCCTCATCTTGCTGCTGCTGGCACTGATGGCCCTGCTCTCCTATCGCCG GGCTCTAAAGCAAAAGATATGGCCTGGTATCCCAAGCCCCGAGAGTGAGTTTGAGGGCCTCTTCACCACCCACAAGGGCAACTTCCAG CTGTGGCTGTCCCAGCATGATGGCTGTCTGTTGTGGAGCCCCTGCACCCCCTTCACAGAGGACCCACCTGCCCACCTGGAAGTCCTCTCTGAGCGCCGCTGGGGGGTGACCCAGGcaggggagccaggggcagatgACGAGGGGCCCTTGCTGGAGCCGGTGGGCAGTGAGAAGACTCGGGACACCTACCTGGTTCTGGACAAGTGGTTGCTACCCCGGAGTCCAAGTACTGATGACCTCTCaggcccagctggtggcagtgtgGACGCAGCAGCTGTGGGTGATGGTTCCGAAGCATCCTCCTCGTGCTCATCTGCCTTGGCCTTGAAGCCCAGGCTGGAGGGTGCCTCGGCTTCCAGCTTTGAGTACACCATCCTGGACCCCAGCTCTCAGCTTTTGCAGCCCCGCGCACTGCCTCCTGAGctgcctcccaccccaccccatctaAAGTACCTATACCTCGTGGTGTCTGACTCAGGCATCTCAACTGACTACAGCTCGGGGAGCTCCCAAGGAGTCCGAGACTCATCTGATGGCACCTACTCCCATCCTTATGAGAACAGCCTTATTCCAGTGCCAGAGTCTGTGCCTCCCAGCTATGTGGCCTGTTCTTAG